AGCAAGTCGGGCGAGCCGCCCAAGTCGGTGAGGTCGTGCAACCACTGGCCACCTGGATCGGCGACTTTAGTGTTCTCGCCATAGGCGGCGATCTCGCCGCTGATGATCACCATCGGCGTGCGCTCATGCAGCGCGGCGCGCAGAGTCATCGCGGCATTCAACGGCCCGGCGGTGGCGTGGAGCATGACCATCTGCGGCCGATTGGTGACTTTCGTGTAACCCGCCGCCATGGCGACGGCGACCGCTTCATGGCGGCAGTTGATGTACTTGGGTTTCTTGGCGCCGCGCGCTGCTGCTTCAGCCAGCGCTTCCCATACCGGCGGCCACTCCGAGCCGGGAGAAGATAAAATAAAATCGATGCCGCTTCGTTCGATCGCTTTCAACATCACTTGTCCGCCGTGCATGATGGGTCTCCTTTGTTTGTTTCTAACGCTTTAGATTTTCAACAGAACGACTGCAACAGAGTTCATCGTGTTAGGAAGCTAGCGAAACAAAATCCGAAATCCGAATATCGAAACTCGAAACAAATGCAGCCAAATAAATCTCAAACTTGGAAAATCCAAAACATCGAATCCGAATCGAGTTAGTTTGGAATTTTGATTTTTCATCATTTTGGGTTTGTTTCGAATTTCGAGTTTCGGATTTCGTGCTTTGAATTTGCCAATATGTTTTTACTTCGTGCTCTTCGTGCCTTCGTGGTGAATAGAATTTCGTCACAGCGGCAGTTTCTTTCTCATTTCCGCCATGAAGCCGCTGGTTTCTAAATATTGCGCCGGGCCGTTGACTATGACTTGCTCCAAGTCTACGTCGGCGACTTTGGGATTTACTTTGGCGACCAGCCGTTTCACCGTGCGCCAGGCTTCCGGGTTCGGCGCGATGTCGAGGTTGGGCATTTGCAAGCGCGAGACGCGATAGGACGCTTCGACATCTTCGTCTTTGCTCAAGCGCAGGTTTTTCTTGAGCACCTCGCTGACATCGCGCTTGTTGGTTGGGTCTAGAATGTAGGCCAGCGCTTCGACGATGCCCTTGGTCAAAGCGATCATGGTGTCGTTCGAAACGGCGCTGGAATCTTTCTGCGCGCACATGACGGTAGCCTGGTACGTGATATTCAACTTGCCGGCGTCGGCCAATGCTTTCGCGCCGGCGCGCTTGGCGATGTCGCTGTAGCTGTAGGGCACGACCATGGCGTCGACGTTGCCGGTGATCAGCGCTTGGGTGACGGTGGCGGTGTCGCCGATGACGCGCATGTTGAGTTTATATTTGTCCGGATCGATGCCCATGGCGTCGAGCACGACCATGGTGGAAATCCAAAAGCCGCCGCCGATGCTCTGCACGCCGAAACTTTTGCCACGCAGGTCTTCGAGCGATTCGATGCCTTTTCTGACGATCACTTCGCGCGGCACGCGGTTGTTGCCGACGGCGAAGCAGCCGAGCTTCAAGCCGCTGGCGGTCGTGCTGAGCGCACTGCTCGGCGCGGCCCAGACCAGCGGCGTGCCGCCCGAGGCGAGGGTCGCCATCATGATCGGCCCGCTGCGGGTTTGCAGCGCACGCAGATCGAAACCGTATTTTCGGAATATTCCCTTCTCGGTGCCGAGCCAGATCGGGATCATGGTTTCATTATGGCCGCCGTAAGCGGTAAGGATAGGCGTGGGTACCGCGGCGCGAACCGCTGTGCTGAGAAAAACGATTCCGACGAGCGTTGAAACGAAAAGCCATCTGGGTTTGTTAGTCATACGAACGCTCCTGGATTCGCCATTCCGTACCATAGCCGAATGAATTTGCCCAGCGGAATTGAACGCCTCAATCGAACCCCGGAAGAACTCCCGCAAAGTCGCAAAG
This genomic window from Deltaproteobacteria bacterium contains:
- a CDS encoding ABC transporter substrate-binding protein translates to MVRNGESRSVRMTNKPRWLFVSTLVGIVFLSTAVRAAVPTPILTAYGGHNETMIPIWLGTEKGIFRKYGFDLRALQTRSGPIMMATLASGGTPLVWAAPSSALSTTASGLKLGCFAVGNNRVPREVIVRKGIESLEDLRGKSFGVQSIGGGFWISTMVVLDAMGIDPDKYKLNMRVIGDTATVTQALITGNVDAMVVPYSYSDIAKRAGAKALADAGKLNITYQATVMCAQKDSSAVSNDTMIALTKGIVEALAYILDPTNKRDVSEVLKKNLRLSKDEDVEASYRVSRLQMPNLDIAPNPEAWRTVKRLVAKVNPKVADVDLEQVIVNGPAQYLETSGFMAEMRKKLPL